AAGTATCTGTAATCATATACCCTAGTTTCAATCATATTTTAAATTGATTTCAAAATTGATGGGCAAAATCAAATTGAATGTATAAAACATTTGAACAAGGAGAATTGTGTTATCCACCTACTCTTTTCTACTTTCTCGTTTAATAACCGGTTAGAATATATTCCCTCTATTCTCCTATTTTCTTAAAGAGAGCTTTATTGCGGTCTCCAAAGCGTACCTTTGATCGTATTTTTCAATATCtatatgttactttttttttttgtcgaaTTTCTTTTTCTTAAAAATTGATATTAATCgtaaatgttttatttttaaataaatagTTCTTATTTTTCAACTTATTTAAAACTTTGACCTCCAAAAAGCAAATGAGAAGAAAATAGGAGAATAAAGGGTACTATATTTGGTCTTATCTTTAATTGATTGTAAGAGGGTAAAGGGAGAAGGTGGAATAAAAGGTGGGAAAGAGATGAGACGCCCCAAGTCAAGTTTAATGATTGTCGTTTGAAATCTTGTGCCAAAGTGTGTGGATTTTATCATCTGTGAACTCAAATAATTGGACTCCTTTATTTTTAGACCACTTATCTCACATCTCCATTATCCGCACCCTGAAATCAGTTGATTGAAATCGTCCTCACAAATTTTAAAAGGTAATACAATTTCGAAGAATCGGAgagagtattatttattattccaAATCACATTTAGATAATAATGTGAACAGGTCTGCAAATGAAAAGAGGAATTTCCGACATCATTCATGTTTCAGACTCATTATTATAATTTTCggaatttttagttaaaattttcgaaagtTTTTCGAGTGTACCTTATATCATTACCAATTCGCACCCACTAAAATTTTTCGCCCCCTAAGCTTAAATCTTGGCTCCGCCGCCAATGAGATTATTCGGATGATCAACCCAGAGTTTGGATTGCAAGTGAGATGAATTAAGTACAATTATTTGAGAGAACGCTATATTTTTACAGCACATTAACCGACCAAACGTACAATAATGAACTTGAAACATGAATGATGGTGTCGAAAATTACTCCTTTCATTTTCAGACTTGTTCTCCATTATTCGAACTTTCAGTTGTTACCTTTGTAGAATTAATAATTACTTCCTTGTAGTTGTGGCCTTGTAGTTGTGGCCTTGTGGGTGTAATCTAACCGAACTCCAGTCCTACTGGCCTACTTGGCATTGACATTTCAATGACAAAAGTCTTTTCCAAGTCAACTAATTTTACAAAACGCGTATGTGGTTCTGAAATCTTGCCTGCTTATCCATTTATCTGAAATCTTGCATTTACAAACAtacagaaaaacaaaacaaaaactcaGAGATATCATTCCTTTCCCACAATCATGGAGCTATCAAATACGTTGTCGTTGGTTCAAGTTATTCTTGGTGCAATCCAGACTTTGCTTCAGATGAACTCAGTGGGTTCCATTTCTGACTGCAAATCCCAGCTTGATGACCTCCAAAACACCGTAGAAACCGTCAAAGCTGTTCTTGAGGATGCTGAGGCCAAGCAGGAGTCACTCAACAGCCAGGAGAAGAATTACATCCAAGAGCTCAAAGATGCTGTTTACGACGCTGATGATGTCTTAGATGAGTTCCTAACCCTTGCCAAACAAAAGCAACTCAGACGCAATAAGGTGATCTCCTTTTTTTTCAGGTTTAAGCTTCTTACTCACAGACTATCAAGTAAAGTCAAAAGGGTTAACGACAAGTTGAACAAAATTGCCACTAAGAGTGATAAATTTAGTTTTAAGGTTGACTTTAAGCCTATGAAATTTACAAAGGAGGAAACTTCTTCTTGTTTGTCTGATGTAATCATCGGGAGGGAGGAAGATGTGGAGAAAATTGTAGGTGTGTTGTTGGGTTCTCATAATGTAGATCACCCAAATGTTTCTTTGCTTTCCATTATGGGTATGGGAGGtttgggaaaaaccgctcttgccCAACTTGTGTTTAACGATCCTAGGATCACTGAGGCATTCCCACTGAAGAGATGGACTTGCATTGCTGATCAGGATCAACAACAGTTGGACTTGAAAGGGCATTTAGGTAAGGTGGTGAAAGGATTCTCAGTTAGTGATAAAATGTCTTTGGAGGACATACATCATGTAGTTAAGCAGCAACTTGGAGGGCAAAAATACTTGCTCGTGTTAGATGATGTGTGGACTGAAAGTTATCATGAATGGCAGAAGTTCATAGGGTTTTTGAACGTAGGGGGAAGAGGGAGTTGGATAATTGTAACTACTCGCTCGAAAAAAACTGCCGATTTGATTCGAAGTGATCAAGTGCATGTGTTGCAAGGATTGTCAGAACCGGAGTCATGGCATTTGTTCGAAAGGATGGCGTTTCAAGGCGAAGAAAGAGATGAAGAATGGGTTAAACTTGGCAAAGAGATTGTAAAAAAGTGTACCAATGTCCCGCTTGCTATTAGAGTAGTCGGAAGCCTTCTGCGTGGTCAATCCAAGTCTGAGTGGTTATCATTTCACGACAAAGGCTTAGACTGTCTTAGCGAGAGGAATGATGCTATAATGACCCGCATATTGAAGTTAAGTTACGATCAACTTAACCCTTCCTTGAGGACTTGTTTTGCCTACTGTGCTATCTTTCCCAAGGATTGGCGGATTAGTAAGAAAATGTTGATTAAACTTTGGATGGCACAAGGCTACATTAACCCCGAGAATTTGGGCGAAGAATACTTTCTTATATTGCTTCAGAGGTGTTTTTTCCAAGATATATACGAGGATGAATTTGGGGAGATTTATTCGTTTAAGATTCATGATCTCTTGCATGATATTGCTGAAAAAGTAGCGGGCGAAGAGATTTTCGGGGCCGTTTGATACTTCTAGTGTGGGTAAAAGAGTTCGTCATCTCTGTCTTGTGGATGACTCTTACTCGATCACGTATCTTCAATCGCTCTCAAATTCGTACGTGCCTTTGTATTAAGGATTTTGACCACAATAGTAGAGTGGTTCAACTACTAGCAAGTAAATCAATACTGAAATGGACATGCTTAAGGTCTTTAGATTGGAG
The Silene latifolia isolate original U9 population chromosome 11, ASM4854445v1, whole genome shotgun sequence genome window above contains:
- the LOC141611140 gene encoding putative disease resistance protein RGA1, encoding MELSNTLSLVQVILGAIQTLLQMNSVGSISDCKSQLDDLQNTVETVKAVLEDAEAKQESLNSQEKNYIQELKDAVYDADDVLDEFLTLAKQKQLRRNKVISFFFRFKLLTHRLSSKVKRVNDKLNKIATKSDKFSFKVDFKPMKFTKEETSSCLSDVIIGREEDVEKIVGVLLGSHNVDHPNVSLLSIMGMGGLGKTALAQLVFNDPRITEAFPLKRWTCIADQDQQQLDLKGHLGKVVKGFSVSDKMSLEDIHHVVKQQLGGQKYLLVLDDVWTESYHEWQKFIGFLNVGGRGSWIIVTTRSKKTADLIRSDQVHVLQGLSEPESWHLFERMAFQGEERDEEWVKLGKEIVKKCTNVPLAIRVVGSLLRGQSKSEWLSFHDKGLDCLSERNDAIMTRILKLSYDQLNPSLRTCFAYCAIFPKDWRISKKMLIKLWMAQGYINPENLGEEYFLILLQRCFFQDIYEDEFGEIYSFKIHDLLHDIAEKVAGEEIFGAV